The Nitrospira sp. genomic sequence ACGTGATCATAGGCAACCCGCCGTACCAATTGGACGACGGCGGCTACGGTAAGAGCGCGGCGCCGATCTACCACCTCTTTGTAGAACAGGCGAAAAAGCTCGAACCGCGCTATCTGTCACTCGTCATTCCCGCCCGTTGGTTCGCCGGCGGGAAGGGGCTGGATGAGTTCAGAGAGTCTATGCTCGCCGACGATCGCTTGCGCTCAATTGACGACTATCTCAGCGCGTCGGACGTCTTCCCGGGGGTGGGCCTCAAGGGCGGCGTTTGCTACTTCCTCTGGGACCGGGACAATCCTGGGCCCTGCCGAGTCACAACCCACTTCAAGGACTGGCCTGATTCGACCACCACTCGCCCGCTTCTCGAAGAGGGTGCGGACGTGTTCATCCGCTTCAATGAAGGGCTGGCGATCTTCAGGAAGGTCGTTGCTGTCGAGAGTGGACAGTCGCAATCGCTGTCCCTGCCTGACAATAGGCGTTTCGACCGACTGGTTAGTTCCAGAAAGCCGTTCGGGCTAGAGACAACGTTCAAGGGTAGGGCATCTAAGCGCGCCGGTGACGTGTTGGTCTATCAGAACGGCGGTACGGGATACACACAGCTCTATCACGACTGGCACTGACCTCATCGACAAGTGGAAGCTTTTCGCAAGCTATGCTGCGCCGAGGACCGGTAACAAGGACACTTATCCGCATCGAATTATCAGTACGCCATTCGTCGGGGATCGAGGCAGCATCTCGTCGGAGACGTATCTCTGCATTGGTCCTTTTGACTCCCAGGCCGAGGCCGAGAGCGTTCTGTCCTACCTCTCCTGTCGACTGACTCGCCTCCTTATTCTTTTGCACAAGCCATCCCAACACACAACGCGCAAGGTTTACACGTTCGTGCCGACCCAGAAGTGGACCAGGCAGTGGACGGACGAGGATCTCTACGAAAAATATGCGCTCACCGCCAGTGAGATCGTCTTCATCGAGAAGATAGTCCGTCCGATGGATCTCACAAGCGACGATTCCGACGAGGCGGTTTCCGACGACGATGAGTAAGTCCATCGAGGAAATCCTTGAGCCGAAGCCGGAAGCCCGGCCCCGCATCTACGCCTACTCCATCGCGGACGAGGCGCACAAGGGTCTCCTTAAGGTGGGGCAGACGACGCGCGACGTGAAGCAGCGCATCGCCGAGCAACTCAAGACCGCCAACATCAAAAACTACACTATTGAGCTGGATGTGGCCGGCGAGCGCGACGACGGCACGATCTTTAGCGACTACGACGTCCGCGAGGCGCTCGTCAAAAAGCGATTCGAGAACACCGAATTGGAGTGGGTACGGTGCTCGGTCAAGGACGTGAAGACCGTTCTTACTGAACTTCGCACCGGACAGCAGTTCACGGGAACGCATCACGAAACCTTCTCGATGCGGCGGGAACAGACCGAGGCTGTCGAAAAGACTTTTGACTACTTCAATTCGATTTGGGCAGAGAATAAAAATGCCGCGCCACGTTTCTTGTGGAACGCAAAGATGCGCTTCGGTAAAACCTTCACCACTTATCAGCTCGCCAAGAAACTAAAGGCCAAGCGGGTGCTGGTGATGACTTTCAAGCCTGCTGTGGCGGATGCGTGGCAGACGGACCTCGAATCCCACGTGGACTTCGACGGCTGGCAATTCCTCTCGCGCCATTCTGACAGCGACCCGACAAGAGTTTCCACCACGACGCCACTCGTCTATTTCGGTTCATTGCAGGACTTGCTGGGCCGCGATAAAGCTACTGGAAGCATTAAGCCAAAAAACAAGTGGATTCATAAGGAGAGGTGGCCCCAGCTGGTTGGACAGCATATTCCATTTCTTAAGTGGCGCCTCGCAGTGGTCTGACGACGCGGCCGTGAGCCGTGTCGTCAGGTTGTCGCAGTACACCTCTTCGGGCGTCTGGCCGTCAAGCGCTCGGGGCGGCCTCGTCTGGTTATAGAAGGTCAGGTACCGCCCCACTCCCTGACGAGCGGCGCTGATGCTGTCATAGGCCCGCAAATAGACCTCCTCGTACTTCACGCTCCGCCACAGCCGTTCGACAAACACGTTGTCCCGCCAGCAGCCGGTGCCGTCCATGCTGATCTGGATGCCATGGTCTTTCAGCAACCCCGTGAACTCCTGGCTCGTGAACTGGCAGCCTTGGTCTGTGTTGAAGATGGTCGGCGTGCCATAGCGGGCCAGGGCCTCCTGGACCGCCTCCATGCAGAAGTCGGTCGTCAGCGTGTTGGACAGCCGCCACGCCAACACGCGGCGACTCGCCCAGTCCAGGACCGCGAAGAGATACACCAAGCCCCGCGCCATCGGAAGGTACGTGATATCTGCCGCCCACACATGGTTGGGGCGAGTGATCGCCAGATGACGAAGCAGATACGGATACACCCGATGCGCCGGATGTCGCTGGCTGGTCTGGGGTTGGCGGTACAGCGCTTCGATGCCCATGCGGGCCATCAGGGTGCGTACTCGCTTCCGCCCAATCCTGTGACCTTCGCCCCGCACCAGGTCGCGCAACATCCGAGCTCCGGCAAACGGAGCGGTCAGATGCCGCTCGTCGATTCGGCGCATCAGCGCCAGATCCGATGCGGAGACTGGACGAGGCTGCGTGTAGGCCGTCGAGCGCGCCAGCTCTAGAAGCTGGCATTGCCGTATCACCGGGAGTGCGTGGGTGCGTGTGATCATCGCTTTGCGCTCCGCAAGCCCGCTTTGATGAGCGCCCCTTCTAAACAATCATTCTCCAGCGCCAACTGCCCGATCTTGGCGTGGAGGACCTTGAGGTCTGGCACATCCGACGGAGCCTTCGTCCCGCCAAACACGTCCACGGCCCGCGTCAGCAAGTGCTGTTTCCATTCCGTGATTTGGGTGGGATGCACGCTAAATTGTGTCGCCAATTCCGCCAGCGTCTTGTCGCCCTTGACCGCGGCAAACGCCACCTGTGCCTTGAATGCCGCCCCATGATTGCGTCTTGTTCGCCTCATCGCCTCGCTCCTCTGGTGCGCCCCCCCTTCGGGGGCGTTGGTTAAGCAAGGCTACCACTTAGCACACTGTCCGAATTTCTGGGGCCCCCTCTCTTTTTAGCGAAAGAGGGCTGGACGGCAGATGAATCAGAAAATCTCAGTGTGGAGAGGCATCCAAATTCAGGTGAGGCTCGTAATGCTTGCGTTCCCGACCGTCTCCTTCAGTCGCATGAACCTTTGTGGGAATTCATCAGACGGCCGCGTTTCCACAGCCACCCATACACCATCAGATTGAGCGTCATCACGACGATTCCCAGGACGAATTGTCCGGTGCGGGTGAGATGATCCGGGTAGAGGAGCATGAGCAGATAGCGTCCGACAAAGTCACCGTCATAGCCCAATCCGCCGCCCCTTTCGCGCAACCAATTTTCCAACGGGGTCAGCGGGCAGATCCAGCCGCTGAACTCGATGAAGGCCCCCCAGGCTGCGGCAGGCAAATGGAACCAGATGATGTTCCGCCACTTCAGCGCCAGCAAGCCGCCGAACAGGACGAAGAGAACAAAGGCGAGATGTATGAAGAGAACCGCGTCGGCCAGAAGGAGGGCGTTGTTCGGCCATGCCAGCATCGGGGTTCCACGCTCGTTACTCTTTCGACTCTTGCTCCGGATCGATCTCGATCAAACGGTGACGTCCGTTGCCAAGCGACTCGATTTGGAAGACGCGCGGCCCGAGGTGAACGGTGCCTGTCACGCTGGCGCCGTTGAGGACGAGGGAAAACTCGCCGGAGTCTTGAGGCTTCAGCTGCCCGCGAATGAAGCTCGTATCGTTGATCCGCGAGAGGGTGGACACCACATCCAACTCATACCGCCCGAGGTCGAACAGCTCGACCGCGATCGGTGGGAGCGGCCTGGCTGCGGCATCTTTCAACGTTTTCACCAGGAGCTCATCGAAGGCGATGTCTCGTTCGCGAAGAATCGACGGTTTCCTCGGAGGGAGGGGTTGATCGGATGGACTGACGGTCGGAACCGTACGCCAGAGCAGGGGGGCAGGCGATGGCTCCGCTCCCAATGATCCATTGCCGAGTAATAGAAGCACGCAGGCTGTCAGGAGCAGGACATGATGGACCATGTGTGCCTGGACAAGGCGCAAAGAGGATAATATTGAACTGATCCCGGCTGACATTGGGACCATTATAAGTCCCCATCAAGCCGGCGGCTATGGGCTCGCCCGATCCGTCGACTATGAACGGGCGCGGGTTGTTCGAGCTGGGTTGGAGTTGCGGGTCTTGGACGCGGCGCGTCGTCGCTCCGGTTGAGGGCGCTGAACGGTACTGGCGGTCTCAGCCCACTCAGCCAGCAGCGCGGCATCCTCAAGAATGTCGGCCGGCACTTCGTAGTAGGTTTTGAGCGTCATCGACTTGGTCACGCGGAAGGGCTTCGCTCCCAGGGCGCGGTAGGACGCGCTAGTCTCCGGCGTGACTTTGAAATACAGCCGGCCTTTGTGAATGATGCCGAAGAACATCTCGCGATAGCGGAT encodes the following:
- a CDS encoding Eco57I restriction-modification methylase domain-containing protein yields the protein MSEQAAFTLRGRNPDVLTCIANLSNDKVFTPPELANRMLDTLAETWAANNGGVNIWADKTVKFLDPCTKTGVFLREITSRLTKGLEKKIPDLQERVDHILTKQVFGIGITHLTSLLARRSVYCSKHAKGTHSIAKGFASDAGNIWFERMKHAWVNGKCTYCGASQKALDRGEELETHAYAFIHTNDIKTWVTKLFGGNMQFDVIIGNPPYQLDDGGYGKSAAPIYHLFVEQAKKLEPRYLSLVIPARWFAGGKGLDEFRESMLADDRLRSIDDYLSASDVFPGVGLKGGVCYFLWDRDNPGPCRVTTHFKDWPDSTTTRPLLEEGADVFIRFNEGLAIFRKVVAVESGQSQSLSLPDNRRFDRLVSSRKPFGLETTFKGRASKRAGDVLVYQNGGTGYTQLYHDWH
- a CDS encoding TfoX/Sxy family protein — its product is MAKTDGFKDFVLDQLADLRGLTCRAMFGGYGIRYREMFFGIIHKGRLYFKVTPETSASYRALGAKPFRVTKSMTLKTYYEVPADILEDAALLAEWAETASTVQRPQPERRRAASKTRNSNPARTTRARS
- a CDS encoding DUF2784 domain-containing protein; the protein is MLAWPNNALLLADAVLFIHLAFVLFVLFGGLLALKWRNIIWFHLPAAAWGAFIEFSGWICPLTPLENWLRERGGGLGYDGDFVGRYLLMLLYPDHLTRTGQFVLGIVVMTLNLMVYGWLWKRGRLMNSHKGSCD
- a CDS encoding GIY-YIG nuclease family protein produces the protein MSKSIEEILEPKPEARPRIYAYSIADEAHKGLLKVGQTTRDVKQRIAEQLKTANIKNYTIELDVAGERDDGTIFSDYDVREALVKKRFENTELEWVRCSVKDVKTVLTELRTGQQFTGTHHETFSMRREQTEAVEKTFDYFNSIWAENKNAAPRFLWNAKMRFGKTFTTYQLAKKLKAKRVLVMTFKPAVADAWQTDLESHVDFDGWQFLSRHSDSDPTRVSTTTPLVYFGSLQDLLGRDKATGSIKPKNKWIHKERWPQLVGQHIPFLKWRLAVV